The genomic interval GGGCTGGCCTGAGATGAGAAGAGAAATGCCAGGAATATCTCTGCTCGGTGTATACTGTGGTTCCTCATGGAAACGTCCTCTGAGACTAATGGGAACAAGGCAGAAGTATAATAAGTAGGGGCGGTGGCTTGCTGTGTGCTACCTGCTAGGAAGGAGAGTGAGGCTGAGGAGTCGTTAGCTTCTCATTTTTCCCACGTCAGGAGAACCAGACTTTCTAATGGGGATTCCTTTGATAAAAATCTGACTAAATAATGCCCTTCAAAGCCTCCCTGGTGGAGTTCCAGGCAGAGGCCAGCTGTCCCATGTGCCTGGATTACCTGAGAGACCCAGTGACCGCTGACTGTGGGCACAACTTCTGTGGCTCCTGCATCCACCAGTGCTGGGAGGACCTACAGGACACCCTCCCCTGTCCCGTCTGCCTCCACCACTGTCCTGACAGGAACTTGAAGAGGAACATCCGGTTAGGTCACGTGACTGGTATCCTCAAGCAGCTTCCCGCCAGGAGGAGCAAGAGAAGGCTGCAGGGAGAGAAAGCCCTGTGTGAGCAGCACAGTCAGGCTCTGGCCCTGTTCTGTGAGAAGGACCTGGagctgctgtgtccccagtgcaAGGTCTCCcccggcctcctcctcctccaggggcCACCACGTGACGCCCATCGAGCAAGCTGCGCTGGCCACGGGAAAAAGCTCCAAAGCTACATCGATCCCCCGCAGAAGCAGGTTGAAGACACTGAAAGGGGGTTAGA from Ursus arctos isolate Adak ecotype North America unplaced genomic scaffold, UrsArc2.0 scaffold_11, whole genome shotgun sequence carries:
- the LOC113255455 gene encoding putative tripartite motif-containing protein 61 yields the protein MPFKASLVEFQAEASCPMCLDYLRDPVTADCGHNFCGSCIHQCWEDLQDTLPCPVCLHHCPDRNLKRNIRLGHVTGILKQLPARRSKRRLQGEKALCEQHSQALALFCEKDLELLCPQCKVSPGLLLLQGPPRDAHRASCAGHGKKLQSYIDPPQKQVEDTERGLEIKSFKII